A stretch of the bacterium genome encodes the following:
- a CDS encoding metalloregulator ArsR/SmtB family transcription factor — MPAQSSFDKEMEKGSHLLKCLADKNRLSVFAILTHGSYTVSDIYRCLRLKQNLISHHLKILKAEKLATSEKLGREIYYSLNKEKLKELDKILGRILQASRGSAKFN; from the coding sequence ATGCCTGCCCAAAGCAGTTTTGACAAAGAGATGGAAAAAGGCTCCCATCTTCTCAAATGCCTTGCTGACAAAAACCGCCTTTCTGTTTTTGCAATTCTCACCCACGGAAGCTACACGGTCTCGGATATTTACCGCTGTCTTCGACTGAAACAGAATTTAATCTCACACCATTTAAAAATCTTAAAAGCAGAGAAATTGGCAACCAGTGAAAAACTGGGTAGAGAAATTTATTATTCCTTGAACAAGGAGAAACTAAAGGAGCTAGATAAAATCCTGGGGAGAATTTTGCAAGCAAGCAGGGGAAGTGCTAAATTTAATTAG
- a CDS encoding general stress protein, which yields MVAEMEETKREGSGWHGDPEGHAEAGRKGGEKTASERGPEFYSEIGRKGGEASPTKFEKGSERARQAGRKGGQN from the coding sequence ATGGTTGCAGAGATGGAAGAAACAAAAAGAGAAGGTAGTGGTTGGCACGGTGACCCTGAGGGGCACGCCGAAGCCGGTCGCAAGGGTGGGGAGAAAACCGCCTCCGAAAGAGGCCCTGAGTTCTACAGTGAAATTGGCCGCAAAGGAGGGGAAGCTTCCCCTACCAAATTCGAAAAAGGCTCGGAGCGAGCCCGGCAAGCT